A stretch of Pirellulales bacterium DNA encodes these proteins:
- a CDS encoding DUF1559 domain-containing protein, protein MSHRPRRPRHGFTLVELLVVIAIIGVLVALLLPAVQAAREAARRATCLSRQKQVAQAALDYEGANRAYPAGRVGCDDLGESLLIPACPPGLPASKKTAASGLVSLLPYLEQRALHDQLAVDDGGLWNRNVDDLYWYADEGKRLGVQHDLPIFRCPSDESQSLSDVYDPVVAATCSFALCQGSHGPGSSASNVRYFNDGLFVYVTRRRQREATDGLSTTLALGETVLADAWESSNTWSYALANADCLRNTRNPLNTHPGAGTVVSRRNGAFGSRHPGGANFAFADGHVAFITDGVDLEAYRAMSTIAGGEPFSGRER, encoded by the coding sequence TTGTCGCACCGCCCCCGTCGGCCCCGACACGGTTTCACGCTGGTCGAGCTGCTCGTCGTGATTGCGATCATCGGCGTGTTGGTCGCCTTGCTGCTGCCCGCGGTGCAGGCGGCTCGCGAGGCGGCGCGGCGGGCGACGTGTCTCAGCCGCCAGAAGCAGGTCGCCCAGGCGGCGCTTGACTACGAGGGGGCGAACCGCGCGTATCCCGCCGGTCGCGTCGGCTGCGACGATTTGGGCGAATCGCTGTTGATCCCGGCGTGTCCCCCGGGACTCCCGGCCTCCAAGAAGACGGCCGCCAGCGGGCTGGTGTCGTTGCTGCCGTATTTGGAGCAACGAGCCTTGCACGACCAACTCGCCGTCGACGACGGCGGGCTCTGGAACCGCAACGTCGACGACCTGTATTGGTACGCCGACGAGGGGAAGCGTCTGGGCGTCCAGCACGACCTGCCGATCTTCCGCTGCCCGAGCGACGAATCGCAATCGTTGAGTGACGTGTACGATCCGGTCGTCGCTGCGACGTGCAGCTTTGCGCTGTGCCAGGGTTCGCACGGCCCAGGATCGTCGGCGTCGAACGTGCGGTACTTCAACGACGGCCTGTTCGTCTACGTCACCCGACGGCGGCAGCGGGAGGCGACCGACGGACTCTCGACGACGCTGGCGCTTGGCGAGACAGTGCTCGCCGACGCATGGGAGTCGTCGAACACGTGGTCGTACGCCCTTGCCAACGCCGACTGCCTGCGAAACACGCGGAATCCTCTGAACACGCACCCGGGGGCGGGGACGGTCGTCTCGCGTCGCAACGGGGCGTTCGGCAGTCGCCATCCCGGCGGGGCGAACTTCGCCTTCGCCGACGGGCACGTCGCGTTCATCACCGACGGCGTCGATCTGGAAGCCTATCGGGCGATGTCGACGATCGCCGGCGGAGAACCGTTTTCCGGCCGGGAGCGGTAG
- a CDS encoding DUF2237 domain-containing protein, whose product MSTAKNVLGEPLTPCSHDPVTGYYRDGCCRTGSGDVGVHVVCAEMTAEFLVFSQARGNDLSTPNPMYQFPGLVPGDRWCLCAQRWQEALLAGVAPPVVLASTHISALEFIDLEDLETHAIDARST is encoded by the coding sequence ATGTCGACGGCCAAAAACGTGTTGGGTGAACCGCTGACGCCCTGCTCGCACGATCCGGTCACCGGGTACTATCGCGACGGCTGTTGTCGCACCGGCTCGGGAGACGTCGGCGTGCATGTCGTGTGCGCCGAAATGACCGCGGAGTTTCTCGTCTTCTCGCAAGCGCGGGGGAACGATCTCTCGACTCCCAACCCCATGTACCAGTTCCCGGGCCTCGTCCCCGGCGATCGGTGGTGCCTGTGCGCTCAGCGCTGGCAGGAGGCGCTGTTGGCCGGAGTTGCGCCGCCGGTCGTGCTCGCCTCGACGCACATCTCGGCGCTCGAGTTCATCGACCTGGAAGACTTGGAAACGCACGCGATCGACGCCCGCTCGACCTGA
- a CDS encoding DUF2817 domain-containing protein, with protein sequence MCIPAETTPMRRPTWFSTWSLTLVAAWCVAASAGGAELAVRSETIGRSLGGEPIRCDLYGDGDDVLLVIATIHGNESAGTPLVAEFAKWLRAHPQELAGRTVAIMSVANPDGMAKNVRFNDNGVDLNRNFPAGNWGAADVKPHGDTPLSEPESRAVMRALCQFFPDRVVSIHQPLDCVDYDGPAEGLAQAMAAACPLKLEKLGGLPGSLGSFVGETLRRPIVTLELPKDAPHDGPALWKTYGEALVAALRYEAPADEAGRDAANPAQDAP encoded by the coding sequence ATGTGCATTCCAGCCGAGACAACGCCCATGCGCCGTCCGACCTGGTTCTCGACTTGGAGTCTGACGCTCGTCGCGGCGTGGTGCGTCGCGGCGTCGGCGGGCGGAGCGGAACTGGCCGTTCGCAGCGAGACGATCGGTCGCTCGTTGGGGGGCGAGCCGATTCGCTGCGACCTCTACGGGGACGGCGACGACGTGCTGTTGGTGATCGCCACGATTCACGGCAACGAATCGGCGGGTACCCCGCTGGTCGCCGAGTTCGCCAAGTGGCTGCGGGCTCATCCGCAGGAGCTCGCCGGCCGCACCGTGGCGATCATGTCCGTAGCCAACCCCGACGGGATGGCGAAAAACGTTCGGTTTAACGACAACGGGGTCGACCTGAATCGCAACTTCCCCGCCGGCAACTGGGGCGCCGCCGACGTGAAACCGCACGGCGACACGCCGCTGTCGGAGCCCGAGTCGCGGGCCGTGATGCGGGCCCTGTGCCAGTTCTTCCCCGATCGGGTCGTCAGCATTCATCAGCCGCTCGACTGCGTCGACTACGACGGCCCGGCCGAAGGACTTGCCCAAGCGATGGCTGCGGCGTGCCCCCTCAAACTGGAAAAGCTCGGCGGCCTGCCTGGGTCGCTGGGGTCGTTCGTCGGCGAGACCCTGCGGCGGCCGATCGTGACGCTCGAACTTCCCAAAGACGCCCCGCACGACGGTCCTGCGCTATGGAAGACCTACGGCGAGGCGCTTGTCGCGGCGTTGCGGTACGAGGCGCCGGCCGACGAAGCGGGACGCGACGCCGCGAACCCGGCGCAGGACGCCCCATGA
- a CDS encoding serine hydrolase → MAVVAAAFVFPRFAIAETDAMHAAHAKTQAKLEAIAASVRGDFGVVVEDLRGEHRFAVNENGVFPQASAIKIPILMELLRQAHVGKLDLETRLTIDAASKTPGSGVLFELSDGGSELSLADLAVVMIVLSDNTATNLLIDAVGMDAVNATMASLGLEQTRLRRRMMDTAAADRGEENTSSPAEAARIMRLLAEGKFIDRGLCDRALAILRKPKRGAVGASLPAEIAVAFKPGAIPGVATEWALVELKNRPYIVAVMGNFGNDAELEGSLRDVGAVAYDFFRRIAVATPYGSYSTPP, encoded by the coding sequence ATGGCAGTCGTCGCGGCCGCGTTTGTCTTCCCCCGCTTCGCGATCGCCGAGACGGATGCGATGCACGCCGCCCACGCCAAGACGCAGGCCAAGTTGGAAGCGATCGCCGCCTCGGTGCGCGGCGACTTCGGGGTGGTCGTCGAGGACCTCCGCGGCGAGCATCGATTCGCGGTGAACGAGAACGGCGTCTTCCCGCAGGCCAGCGCCATCAAGATCCCGATCCTCATGGAGTTGCTCCGGCAGGCGCACGTCGGCAAGCTTGACCTGGAAACTCGCCTGACGATCGACGCGGCGAGCAAGACCCCGGGGAGCGGCGTGTTGTTCGAACTGTCCGACGGCGGCAGCGAATTGTCGCTCGCGGACCTTGCCGTGGTGATGATTGTCCTCAGCGACAACACGGCCACGAACCTGCTGATCGACGCGGTCGGCATGGACGCCGTGAACGCGACCATGGCCTCCCTGGGGCTGGAGCAGACCCGGCTCCGCCGCCGGATGATGGACACGGCCGCTGCCGATCGCGGCGAAGAAAATACGTCGAGCCCGGCCGAGGCGGCGCGGATCATGCGCCTCTTGGCCGAGGGCAAGTTCATCGACCGCGGGTTGTGCGACCGGGCCCTGGCGATCCTGCGAAAACCCAAGCGTGGCGCCGTGGGGGCGAGCCTCCCCGCCGAGATCGCCGTCGCGTTCAAACCGGGGGCGATCCCCGGCGTGGCGACCGAGTGGGCGCTCGTGGAACTCAAGAACCGGCCCTACATCGTCGCCGTGATGGGCAACTTCGGCAATGACGCGGAACTTGAGGGATCGCTCCGGGACGTCGGCGCCGTGGCGTACGACTTCTTCCGCCGCATCGCCGTCGCGACGCCGTACGGCAGTTATTCGACGCCTCCGTGA
- a CDS encoding c-type cytochrome, giving the protein MSRTDCFVVVPLALLLVCRDGGLLAAPPRVLVEGVQLEQVAAEPDLVTPIGVAFDSLGRLLVVESHTHQRPDDYPGPAGDRLRLYSDSDGDGRLDRWSTFAEGFQQAMNAAVAQDGAVYVVTRRDVHVLRDADGDGVADSDETIIRLETEAEYPHNGLAGIALAPQFGDAGSNPAGGGMFLGLGENFGFPYQLVGSDGKSVSGRGGVGCIFVSRQDGAGLARYAEGFWNPFSVCLAPHGRVFTVDNDPDASPPCRLVHVVHAGDYGHRWEYGRAGVHPLQAWDGELPGTLPMVCGTGEAPTAVLAHRGWLWVTSWGDYRIERYRLTPRGASFGADREVVVQGDADFRPTGMAVAPDGSLWFADWVDRSYAVHGKGRLWRLTLPAEADAPDLPENETETTVRRLAESLTPPPGNGRLSRPVNRRQDVGEGIERLLNSDDPFDRQLAWNVGAERDRFAHGRQRELSPRGRLAELQQAAWNIGRQASTEFSGTWLQTLALKGLADPDPDVRLYAVRLVARHREELRNLRDAVAALLDGPIPDERYFLAVLSALDWLDGDGAPRHSGIGDGLLARELRNRRRSPELHALALRLISPDHKQLTLAALRTYLESPSLVLQIEAIRTLARQSNPDRFTALSEIATDVARSDKQRAIAVTGLAAEAAGRQPLLAELAASGPPQTAAEAARVLRLAGLRPAPAEEKPAAEDLAAWNELLAAGGDADAGERLFFTPAGPQCAACHQHGGRGGRVGPDLARIGRQQSRERIIASILRPDREVAPQYQAWTLLTDDGKSRLGLKLPQGGDNGQESYADPSGRTFTLSSDQIELRSPSTESIMPSGLQQTMSIADLRDLVAFLMSDPESGVDATP; this is encoded by the coding sequence ATGTCTCGCACGGATTGCTTCGTCGTCGTGCCCCTCGCGCTGCTGCTCGTCTGTCGCGACGGCGGGTTGCTCGCGGCGCCGCCGCGCGTGCTCGTCGAGGGCGTGCAGTTGGAACAAGTCGCGGCGGAGCCGGACCTGGTCACGCCGATCGGCGTCGCGTTCGATTCGCTAGGCCGGCTGCTTGTCGTCGAATCGCACACCCACCAGCGGCCCGACGACTACCCCGGTCCCGCGGGGGATCGCCTGCGGCTGTACAGCGACTCCGACGGCGACGGCCGACTCGACCGCTGGAGCACCTTTGCCGAGGGGTTCCAGCAGGCGATGAACGCGGCAGTCGCCCAGGACGGCGCCGTGTACGTGGTCACTCGTCGTGACGTGCATGTCTTGCGCGACGCCGATGGCGACGGCGTCGCCGACAGCGACGAAACGATCATCCGCCTGGAGACCGAAGCCGAGTACCCGCACAACGGACTGGCGGGGATTGCACTCGCGCCGCAGTTCGGGGACGCCGGTTCAAACCCGGCCGGCGGGGGAATGTTTCTCGGACTCGGCGAGAACTTTGGCTTCCCGTATCAACTCGTCGGCTCCGACGGCAAGAGCGTCAGCGGTCGCGGCGGCGTGGGGTGCATCTTCGTCAGTCGGCAGGACGGCGCCGGACTGGCACGCTATGCCGAGGGGTTCTGGAACCCGTTTTCCGTGTGCCTCGCGCCGCACGGACGCGTGTTCACCGTCGACAACGACCCCGACGCGAGCCCCCCCTGCCGGCTGGTGCATGTCGTCCACGCCGGCGACTACGGCCACCGCTGGGAATACGGCCGCGCCGGCGTCCACCCGCTTCAGGCGTGGGACGGCGAGTTGCCGGGGACGCTCCCCATGGTTTGCGGCACGGGCGAGGCTCCGACGGCCGTGCTCGCGCATCGCGGCTGGCTGTGGGTCACGAGTTGGGGGGATTACCGGATCGAGCGGTATCGGCTGACGCCTCGCGGCGCAAGTTTCGGAGCCGACCGCGAGGTCGTCGTCCAGGGGGACGCCGACTTTCGTCCCACAGGCATGGCCGTCGCTCCCGACGGCTCGCTGTGGTTCGCCGACTGGGTCGACCGCAGTTACGCCGTCCACGGCAAGGGGCGGCTCTGGCGGCTCACGCTCCCCGCTGAGGCAGACGCTCCGGACTTGCCGGAGAACGAGACGGAAACGACGGTCCGCCGACTCGCGGAGTCGCTGACTCCGCCCCCTGGCAACGGTCGTTTGTCGCGTCCCGTGAATCGTCGTCAAGACGTCGGAGAGGGAATCGAGCGACTCCTCAATTCCGACGATCCCTTCGACCGGCAGTTGGCGTGGAACGTGGGAGCCGAACGCGACCGGTTTGCTCACGGGCGCCAGCGCGAGCTTTCGCCCCGCGGCCGACTCGCCGAACTCCAGCAGGCCGCGTGGAACATCGGTCGGCAAGCGAGCACGGAGTTCAGCGGGACGTGGCTCCAAACGCTCGCCCTCAAAGGCCTCGCCGATCCGGATCCTGACGTGCGGCTCTATGCCGTTCGGCTCGTCGCTCGCCATCGGGAGGAACTCCGCAACCTACGCGACGCGGTCGCCGCGTTGCTCGACGGTCCGATTCCTGACGAGCGTTACTTCCTCGCCGTCCTGAGCGCCCTCGACTGGCTCGACGGCGACGGCGCGCCGCGGCACAGCGGCATTGGCGACGGGCTGTTGGCGCGCGAGCTGCGCAATCGGCGCCGCTCGCCCGAGTTGCACGCGCTCGCACTGCGGCTTATTTCGCCCGATCACAAGCAGCTCACGCTCGCGGCGCTGCGCACGTACCTCGAATCGCCGTCGCTTGTGCTGCAGATCGAGGCGATCCGCACGCTCGCGCGGCAAAGCAATCCCGATCGCTTCACGGCGTTGAGCGAGATCGCGACCGACGTCGCACGTTCGGACAAGCAGCGGGCCATCGCCGTCACGGGGCTGGCGGCCGAGGCCGCCGGGAGGCAACCGTTGCTCGCGGAGCTCGCTGCGAGCGGCCCCCCGCAAACGGCCGCCGAGGCGGCGCGCGTGCTGCGACTCGCCGGTCTGCGTCCCGCCCCCGCGGAGGAGAAGCCGGCCGCCGAGGACTTGGCCGCCTGGAACGAACTGCTCGCCGCGGGTGGCGACGCCGATGCCGGCGAGCGGCTGTTCTTCACACCCGCGGGCCCTCAATGTGCGGCTTGTCACCAGCACGGCGGCCGCGGCGGGCGCGTCGGCCCCGACTTGGCGCGCATCGGCCGGCAGCAATCGCGCGAGCGGATCATTGCGTCGATCCTGCGGCCCGACCGCGAGGTCGCTCCGCAGTATCAGGCGTGGACGCTGCTCACGGACGACGGCAAGTCGCGGCTGGGACTCAAACTCCCGCAAGGCGGCGACAACGGTCAGGAAAGCTATGCCGATCCCAGCGGCCGGACGTTCACCCTCTCCAGCGACCAGATCGAGCTCCGCAGCCCGAGCACCGAGTCGATCATGCCGTCGGGGCTGCAGCAAACGATGTCGATTGCCGACCTACGCGACCTCGTCGCGTTTCTCATGAGCGATCCCGAGAGCGGGGTCGACGCGACTCCGTAG
- a CDS encoding amidophosphoribosyltransferase, with product MSELHHECGVAAIYHLAGSSHSPLCPPQGPAETSRLMPRMLLDIQNRGQLSAGMTTYNPDRNQLIDNYRKLGTVSEVFRLNHRGKCESLMREYAGRAAIGHVRYATCGGEDRSYAQPFERHHLQKHKWFSFAFNGQLANYAALRDKLLAEDDHHLARTTDTEIIMHEISRELSGDRRMPLIEVMRNLAPRFDGAYSLALLNAQGEMLIARDPLGVKPMCYAIEGPLLAAASESVALLNLGFRKDSIKSLDPGVAITVVDNRISIDRFSEVSRRAHCFFEWIYFANVASTMDDRSVYLARKTLGEELARVETLSKDDDLIVVPVPDTSKAAADAMAYRLGVPCLEGLIRNRYSGRTFIEGGAGREAKAAAKYTPLPEVLSGKRVLLVEDSIVRSTTMRVLIKKIREVGGAKEIHVRVACPPILAPCFYGIDMSTIGELFAPPFLGEGEATAETFAAMAAALGADSLRYLPVEAIARSIGKPADELCRACITGDYPSPWGQKLYQVALDQYRSDDAPEGRTYEAAGV from the coding sequence ATGAGCGAACTCCATCACGAGTGCGGCGTCGCGGCCATCTACCACTTGGCCGGGAGCTCGCACAGCCCGCTCTGCCCGCCGCAGGGGCCTGCGGAAACCTCGCGGCTCATGCCGCGGATGCTGCTGGACATCCAGAATCGCGGCCAGCTCTCGGCGGGGATGACCACGTACAACCCCGACCGCAACCAACTGATCGACAATTACCGCAAACTGGGAACGGTCAGCGAAGTCTTCCGCCTCAATCATCGCGGCAAATGCGAGTCGCTGATGCGCGAGTACGCCGGCCGGGCGGCGATCGGCCATGTGCGCTACGCCACGTGCGGCGGCGAGGACCGCAGCTACGCCCAGCCGTTCGAGCGGCACCATCTGCAGAAGCACAAGTGGTTCAGCTTCGCCTTCAACGGGCAGTTGGCCAATTACGCCGCGCTCCGCGACAAGCTGCTGGCCGAGGACGATCATCATCTGGCGCGCACGACCGACACCGAAATCATCATGCACGAGATCAGCCGCGAGCTGAGCGGGGATCGCCGGATGCCGCTGATCGAGGTGATGCGGAACCTCGCCCCCCGGTTCGACGGGGCGTACAGTCTGGCGCTGCTGAACGCCCAGGGCGAAATGTTGATCGCCCGCGACCCGCTGGGGGTCAAGCCGATGTGTTACGCGATCGAGGGCCCGCTGCTGGCAGCGGCCAGCGAAAGCGTCGCCCTGCTGAACCTCGGCTTCCGCAAGGACTCGATCAAGTCGCTCGACCCCGGCGTTGCGATCACCGTCGTCGACAATCGGATTTCGATCGATCGGTTCAGCGAGGTCTCGCGCCGGGCCCATTGTTTCTTCGAATGGATCTACTTCGCCAACGTCGCCAGCACGATGGACGACCGCAGCGTTTACCTCGCTCGCAAGACGCTGGGCGAGGAACTGGCCCGGGTCGAGACGCTTTCCAAGGACGACGATCTGATCGTCGTTCCGGTGCCCGACACCAGCAAAGCGGCGGCCGACGCCATGGCGTACCGCCTGGGGGTGCCGTGTCTCGAAGGGTTGATCCGCAATCGCTACTCGGGCCGGACCTTCATCGAGGGGGGCGCCGGTCGCGAGGCGAAAGCGGCCGCCAAGTACACGCCGCTCCCCGAGGTCCTCTCCGGCAAGCGGGTGCTGTTGGTCGAGGACTCGATCGTCCGCTCGACCACGATGCGGGTGCTGATCAAGAAGATTCGCGAGGTCGGCGGTGCCAAGGAAATCCACGTCCGGGTCGCCTGCCCGCCGATCCTGGCGCCCTGCTTCTACGGGATCGACATGTCGACGATCGGCGAGTTGTTCGCCCCCCCCTTTCTGGGCGAGGGGGAAGCGACCGCCGAGACCTTTGCCGCGATGGCCGCCGCGCTGGGCGCCGACTCGCTGCGTTACCTCCCGGTCGAGGCGATCGCCCGGTCGATCGGCAAGCCCGCCGACGAGCTTTGCCGAGCGTGCATCACCGGGGACTACCCAAGCCCCTGGGGGCAGAAACTGTACCAAGTCGCGCTCGATCAGTACCGCAGCGACGACGCCCCCGAAGGCCGGACGTACGAAGCGGCGGGCGTGTAG
- the trmB gene encoding tRNA (guanosine(46)-N7)-methyltransferase TrmB — protein MGRRALPKIDPALDLSRHHATLETLPQPWSAAELFGRVAPLEIEVGSGKGLFLQNAAIAVPDHDFLGIEVGTKYARFIAARLAKRGLANAKIVHGDGLRLFREFLPDATLAAVHVYFPDPWWKARHKKRRVMNEEFLTDVARTLVPGGRLHFWTDVEEYFRTTLELIAEKTPLVGPLPVPERDPEHDLDYLTHFERRKRQAGLPIYRSEFEKA, from the coding sequence ATGGGCCGCCGCGCACTTCCTAAGATCGACCCCGCGCTCGATCTGTCGCGGCACCACGCCACGCTGGAGACGCTGCCCCAGCCGTGGAGCGCCGCCGAGTTGTTCGGCCGCGTCGCGCCGCTGGAGATCGAAGTTGGCAGCGGCAAGGGGCTGTTTCTGCAGAACGCGGCGATCGCCGTTCCCGACCATGATTTCCTGGGGATCGAAGTCGGCACGAAGTACGCCCGGTTCATCGCCGCCCGGCTCGCCAAGCGGGGGCTCGCCAACGCGAAGATTGTTCACGGCGACGGCCTGCGACTGTTCCGCGAGTTCCTCCCCGACGCCACGCTCGCCGCGGTGCACGTGTACTTTCCCGACCCGTGGTGGAAAGCGCGACACAAGAAGCGGCGGGTGATGAACGAGGAGTTCCTGACCGACGTCGCCCGCACGCTCGTCCCGGGGGGGCGGCTCCATTTCTGGACCGACGTCGAGGAATACTTCCGGACGACGCTGGAACTGATCGCCGAGAAGACGCCGCTCGTCGGTCCGCTGCCAGTCCCGGAGCGCGACCCCGAGCACGACCTCGATTATCTGACGCACTTCGAACGCCGCAAACGCCAAGCGGGGCTGCCGATCTATCGGTCGGAGTTCGAGAAGGCGTAG
- a CDS encoding beta-hydroxyacyl-ACP dehydratase, with translation MAAREWIVDPGVLDFDHVVADIEAIRAVIPQRHHMEALTAIVYDDVERHVCVGYRDITDHEFWVSGHMPGLPLMPGVIMCEAAAQVLSYHVQAHDLAGAKVVGFGGLDKVRFRGIVKPGDRLVISTKVLKHRPGRLVICKFEEFVGTNIVCEGEITGIPLPVDELAKAM, from the coding sequence GTGGCTGCTCGAGAGTGGATTGTCGATCCCGGCGTGTTGGACTTCGACCACGTGGTCGCCGACATCGAGGCGATCCGCGCGGTGATCCCGCAGCGTCACCACATGGAGGCGCTCACGGCCATCGTCTACGACGACGTCGAGCGGCATGTGTGCGTCGGCTACCGTGACATCACCGACCACGAGTTCTGGGTGAGCGGCCACATGCCGGGTCTGCCGCTCATGCCGGGCGTGATCATGTGCGAGGCGGCCGCCCAGGTGCTGTCGTACCACGTGCAGGCCCACGACTTGGCCGGCGCCAAGGTGGTCGGCTTCGGCGGGCTCGACAAGGTGCGGTTCCGCGGCATCGTGAAGCCGGGGGACCGGCTGGTCATCTCGACAAAAGTGCTCAAGCATCGCCCGGGGCGACTGGTGATCTGCAAGTTCGAGGAGTTCGTCGGCACGAACATCGTCTGCGAGGGCGAGATCACCGGCATCCCGCTGCCGGTCGACGAGCTGGCGAAGGCGATGTGA
- a CDS encoding dihydroorotase — protein sequence MKTLIKNAQVVLPGETLRTAVLVDGAAIAAIDPAVQTRADETVDAAGLHLIPGVIDDQVHFREPGLTHKEDLRTASRACAKGGVTTFLEMPNTVPNATTQERVEEKLALAAAKSLVNYGFYIGATPGNLAELKAARRTPGIKIFIGSSTGDLLVDDQDALEAIFAETTLPICAHCEDESTVRANARRLSGSTDVADHSRVRDVAAAVIATRRAVDLAKRHRHRFHVLHMSTGEETQLLADPGGLVTAEACPHHLLLSVDDYPRLGTLAQMNPSLKTRADADELWRALADGRIQVIATDHAPHTLAEKQVAYPGSPSGMPNVENSLALMLDQVRRGRCTLQQVVHWMCDAPARVWDLVGKGRIEIGYDADLVLVDLEKTAAVRNAEQLTKCGWSAWDGATLTGWPVRTWVRGRTAFVDGAVQDDCRGAEAQYDHARGGYWATT from the coding sequence ATGAAAACGCTCATCAAAAACGCGCAGGTCGTGCTCCCCGGCGAGACGCTGCGGACGGCCGTGCTGGTGGACGGGGCCGCCATCGCGGCGATCGACCCGGCGGTCCAGACGCGCGCCGACGAAACGGTCGACGCGGCCGGGCTGCACCTCATCCCCGGAGTGATCGACGATCAGGTCCACTTCCGCGAGCCGGGGCTGACCCACAAGGAGGATCTGCGGACAGCCAGCCGGGCGTGCGCCAAGGGGGGGGTCACGACGTTCCTGGAGATGCCCAACACGGTCCCCAACGCGACGACCCAAGAGCGGGTCGAGGAAAAGCTCGCGTTGGCTGCAGCGAAGTCGCTGGTCAACTACGGGTTCTACATCGGGGCCACCCCGGGCAATCTGGCCGAGCTGAAGGCGGCTCGGCGCACGCCGGGGATCAAAATCTTCATCGGCTCGAGCACCGGGGACCTGCTGGTCGACGACCAGGACGCTCTGGAAGCGATTTTCGCCGAGACGACCCTGCCGATCTGCGCCCACTGCGAGGACGAATCCACGGTGCGGGCCAACGCCCGGCGGCTGAGCGGCTCGACCGACGTCGCCGACCACTCGCGGGTCCGCGACGTCGCCGCAGCGGTCATCGCCACCCGGCGCGCCGTCGACCTGGCGAAGCGGCATCGGCATCGGTTTCACGTGCTCCACATGTCGACCGGCGAAGAGACGCAGTTGCTCGCCGATCCCGGGGGGCTGGTGACCGCCGAGGCGTGTCCGCACCACCTGCTGCTGTCGGTCGACGACTACCCGCGGCTGGGGACGCTCGCGCAGATGAACCCGTCGCTCAAGACCCGCGCGGACGCCGACGAGTTGTGGCGAGCGCTGGCCGACGGGCGGATCCAGGTGATCGCCACCGACCATGCTCCCCACACGCTTGCCGAGAAGCAGGTCGCGTACCCGGGCTCCCCCTCGGGGATGCCGAACGTCGAGAACTCGCTGGCGCTGATGCTCGATCAGGTCCGCCGCGGCCGGTGCACGCTCCAACAGGTCGTGCACTGGATGTGCGACGCCCCGGCGCGGGTCTGGGATCTGGTCGGCAAGGGACGGATCGAGATCGGCTACGACGCCGACCTCGTGCTCGTGGACCTCGAGAAGACCGCCGCGGTTCGCAACGCCGAGCAACTGACCAAGTGCGGCTGGAGCGCCTGGGACGGGGCGACGCTCACCGGGTGGCCGGTCCGAACGTGGGTCCGGGGACGAACGGCGTTCGTCGACGGAGCGGTCCAGGACGACTGCCGCGGGGCCGAGGCCCAATACGATCACGCTCGGGGCGGCTACTGGGCGACGACGTGA